From one Basilea psittacipulmonis DSM 24701 genomic stretch:
- a CDS encoding DUF2326 domain-containing protein: protein MKLLKLTSSNPNFRTIVFKSGLNIVVGTQLTKEQKKSINGIGKSMSLNLVHYILGGSFKKRSEQKFEKFLAEYGDFILMFHHKGKDYTIKKNFGQPEFYINDEKVSKSAYPKKLNEIFLGAETTQPSFKQIFNCFARRYSSQTAYYGNVLTQQGRDVEDYFQRLTNLYLLGFDVTLIQACHDIKESILKLEKTQQVINEYKKEWDDSILKDIEEGIAEEIRELSVKLENFRIQENFDFLKKKADDMTATMGRMRNQIYDLEQVLARKKDSFETSKNTEVDLEKIEKLFNEASVFFDEKISKRLADAQNFHEQLIKNRKERLEKEIQTIKGQLMDLEKELIKVGSERDSLLKDLDNSGALEERDSIKNRIVTLKNKQAELEKYERLLEDFKQDKIQLELKKVQNRKEGLDYLAIHKNRLNEISKTFRSLVKKFYDHTGGSLSIDVAKDAKYLFDISVSIPKEDSQGVGEVKIFCYDVLLFLMNKALLGFLAHDGCLFSEMDPRQKSTIFKVVLELMKESNDFQYVVNIGNHSLKEVLEADVLTPEQKRDIENSICLELSDKDPKDWLFGVSFH, encoded by the coding sequence ATGAAATTATTAAAATTAACGTCAAGTAACCCTAACTTCCGAACAATAGTGTTCAAATCTGGATTGAATATTGTTGTGGGTACTCAGTTAACTAAGGAACAAAAAAAATCTATTAATGGCATTGGTAAAAGTATGTCATTAAATCTTGTTCATTACATTTTAGGTGGCAGTTTTAAGAAAAGATCTGAACAGAAGTTTGAAAAATTTTTGGCTGAATATGGTGACTTTATATTAATGTTTCACCATAAAGGTAAGGACTATACCATTAAGAAGAATTTTGGGCAGCCTGAATTTTATATTAATGATGAGAAGGTCAGTAAGTCAGCGTATCCTAAAAAATTAAATGAAATTTTTTTGGGAGCAGAAACCACACAGCCCTCGTTTAAACAGATTTTTAATTGTTTTGCAAGACGGTATAGTAGTCAAACCGCTTATTATGGAAATGTGTTGACTCAACAAGGTCGTGATGTGGAAGATTATTTTCAGCGACTGACAAACTTATATTTGCTGGGGTTTGATGTAACGTTAATCCAAGCGTGTCATGACATTAAAGAAAGTATCTTAAAGCTTGAAAAAACACAACAAGTGATTAATGAATATAAAAAAGAGTGGGATGATTCCATTCTCAAAGATATTGAAGAGGGGATTGCCGAAGAGATTCGAGAATTAAGTGTTAAGCTTGAAAATTTTCGGATACAAGAAAATTTTGATTTCTTAAAGAAAAAGGCTGATGATATGACGGCTACGATGGGGAGAATGAGAAATCAGATTTATGATCTAGAACAGGTACTAGCACGGAAAAAAGACAGTTTTGAAACATCGAAAAATACGGAAGTTGATTTAGAAAAAATTGAAAAATTGTTTAATGAGGCCAGTGTCTTTTTTGATGAAAAAATCAGCAAGCGATTGGCGGACGCACAAAACTTTCATGAACAACTGATTAAAAATAGAAAAGAACGATTGGAAAAAGAAATTCAAACCATTAAAGGCCAGTTAATGGATTTGGAAAAAGAACTTATCAAAGTGGGTAGTGAACGAGATAGTTTGCTCAAGGATTTAGATAATTCGGGGGCATTGGAAGAAAGGGACTCGATTAAAAATCGTATTGTTACTTTAAAAAATAAACAGGCGGAACTTGAAAAGTACGAACGCTTATTGGAAGATTTTAAGCAAGACAAAATTCAATTAGAACTTAAAAAAGTACAAAACAGAAAAGAGGGCTTGGATTATTTGGCTATTCATAAAAATAGACTCAATGAGATAAGTAAAACGTTTCGAAGTTTAGTCAAAAAGTTTTATGACCATACTGGCGGTTCTTTGAGTATTGATGTGGCTAAAGATGCTAAATATCTTTTTGATATTTCGGTGAGTATTCCTAAAGAAGATTCTCAAGGAGTCGGCGAAGTTAAGATATTTTGTTATGACGTATTATTGTTTTTGATGAATAAGGCGTTGCTTGGTTTTCTGGCTCATGATGGTTGTCTTTTTTCAGAGATGGATCCAAGACAGAAATCGACTATTTTTAAAGTTGTTTTAGAGTTAATGAAAGAATCAAATGATTTTCAGTATGTTGTGAATATCGGTAATCATTCGCTTAAAGAGGTCTTAGAAGCCGATGTTCTAACGCCAGAACAAAAACGTGATATTGAAAATAGTATTTGTTTAGAACTTTCTGATAAAGATCCCAAAGATTGGTTATTTGGGGTGAGTTTTCATTAA
- a CDS encoding ABC-three component system middle component 6 — MILPSKTVAPVDSLICISAYVIEILKDKAMNIDELLELFNERYDKPISMDKMMLAINFLYLIDVVEYHDEIIKINVK; from the coding sequence ATGATCCTGCCAAGCAAAACCGTCGCGCCCGTTGATAGTTTAATTTGCATATCGGCATATGTAATTGAGATATTAAAAGATAAGGCGATGAACATTGATGAGTTGCTAGAGCTATTTAATGAGCGATATGACAAACCCATATCTATGGATAAAATGATGTTAGCCATCAATTTTCTATATCTTATTGACGTAGTGGAATATCACGATGAAATTATTAAAATTAACGTCAAGTAA
- a CDS encoding 7-cyano-7-deazaguanine/7-aminomethyl-7-deazaguanine transporter yields MKLLSLDSSLEKKTVFWLCFWHIVVIISSNYLVQFPFRIGPYHTTWGAFTFPFIFLTTDLTVRLVGRDIARRIIFMAMVPSWLISYLISVWFHDGQWQGWSALSEFHSFAFRIAFASFAAYVTGQLLDIYVFNRLRQLKSWWVAPSASTIAGNALDTVVFFAVAFYASSDPYMAAHWVDIAWVDYVWKIVISGLLFLPAYGVLLKFLMRQLKSK; encoded by the coding sequence ATGAAATTATTATCGTTAGATTCGTCTTTGGAAAAGAAGACGGTTTTTTGGCTGTGTTTTTGGCATATTGTTGTCATTATTAGTAGCAATTATTTGGTTCAATTCCCTTTCAGAATCGGCCCGTATCACACGACTTGGGGTGCATTCACTTTTCCATTTATCTTTTTAACGACTGATTTGACGGTGCGTTTGGTCGGTCGTGATATTGCACGTCGGATCATTTTTATGGCGATGGTGCCGTCGTGGTTGATTTCGTATTTGATTTCAGTTTGGTTTCATGATGGGCAATGGCAGGGTTGGTCAGCATTGAGTGAATTTCATTCTTTTGCTTTCCGCATTGCGTTTGCAAGTTTTGCTGCTTATGTAACGGGACAATTATTAGATATTTACGTATTTAATCGTTTAAGACAGTTAAAGTCTTGGTGGGTGGCTCCTTCGGCTTCGACAATCGCGGGCAATGCTTTGGATACAGTGGTTTTCTTTGCGGTAGCTTTCTATGCATCCAGTGATCCCTATATGGCGGCACATTGGGTGGATATCGCGTGGGTAGATTACGTCTGGAAAATCGTGATTAGTGGCTTGTTGTTTTTGCCCGCTTATGGTGTGTTATTGAAGTTTTTGATGCGTCAATTAAAGAGCAAATAA
- a CDS encoding Panacea domain-containing protein, giving the protein MMLTCYDVAKYFLSLCNDDESGDLISNLKIQKLVYYAQGFSLAIHNKPLFQEKIQAWMHGPVVPDLYNKYKKYENGALPTTDLNIDFDKFSVEEKKLLDDVYDVYGQFSAWKLRNMTHDEMPWKSTYQLGKSNEISNEVLKEYFLTLTE; this is encoded by the coding sequence ATGATGTTAACTTGTTATGATGTGGCTAAGTATTTTTTGTCATTATGTAACGATGACGAAAGTGGCGATTTGATTTCTAATTTAAAAATCCAAAAACTAGTGTATTACGCACAAGGATTTTCTTTGGCTATCCATAACAAACCTCTTTTTCAAGAAAAAATTCAAGCTTGGATGCATGGTCCAGTGGTTCCCGATTTATACAATAAATATAAAAAATATGAAAATGGGGCTTTACCTACTACGGATTTAAATATAGATTTCGATAAATTTTCTGTTGAAGAGAAAAAACTACTTGATGATGTTTATGATGTCTACGGTCAGTTTTCTGCTTGGAAGTTAAGAAATATGACTCATGACGAAATGCCATGGAAAAGTACCTATCAGCTAGGTAAAAGTAATGAAATTTCTAATGAAGTGTTAAAAGAATATTTTCTTACCTTAACTGAGTGA
- a CDS encoding class III extradiol ring-cleavage dioxygenase family protein codes for MKAPVLFIGHGSPMHAIQNDTLTQHIEELLHYRQHPLASYAAPTPEHFYPLIYCLGASAQTDKLHIFNRHYEMASLSMTSFLWS; via the coding sequence ATGAAAGCACCTGTATTATTTATCGGACATGGCAGCCCCATGCATGCGATTCAGAATGATACCCTCACGCAACATATCGAGGAGCTATTGCATTATCGCCAACATCCTTTGGCTTCTTATGCCGCTCCCACACCAGAACATTTTTATCCATTGATCTACTGCTTAGGTGCGTCTGCTCAAACAGATAAGTTGCATATCTTTAACCGTCACTACGAAATGGCCTCTTTGTCCATGACCAGTTTTTTGTGGAGTTGA
- a CDS encoding glycosyltransferase family 25 protein: protein MITPPLPQLFVISLKNSSRREVIKSRLDALNISFSFFDAVNGKALTEDELSQVDFSFYTNEIKSKKPLTLGEVGCAMSHINLYEYIVKNGIAEAIIFEDDAIVPHEFKKIISTALAKVPKRKEIVFFAHGKGNIWPVKKKLPERYYLVRYRIPSRNSLRFITNTSAYYITLEGAKKLLKQAYPIRMPADYLTGLLQRNKLKAYGIEPSCVFSGVQSEIDNMEKRIR, encoded by the coding sequence GTGATTACCCCCCCCCTACCACAACTATTTGTTATTAGTCTAAAAAACTCATCTCGCAGAGAAGTAATAAAGAGTCGATTAGATGCATTAAATATATCTTTTTCATTTTTTGATGCAGTAAATGGTAAGGCATTAACTGAAGATGAATTATCTCAAGTGGATTTTTCGTTTTATACCAATGAAATAAAATCAAAGAAACCGCTAACTTTAGGTGAGGTTGGTTGTGCCATGAGTCACATTAACCTTTATGAATACATAGTAAAGAACGGTATTGCAGAAGCGATTATCTTTGAAGATGATGCTATTGTTCCGCATGAGTTTAAAAAAATTATAAGCACAGCATTAGCAAAAGTCCCTAAAAGAAAAGAGATTGTTTTTTTTGCACATGGAAAAGGCAATATTTGGCCTGTTAAAAAGAAACTCCCTGAGCGTTACTATTTGGTTCGTTATAGAATACCTTCTAGAAATTCATTGAGGTTTATAACAAATACGTCAGCCTATTATATTACTTTGGAAGGTGCGAAAAAGCTGTTAAAACAGGCTTATCCAATTAGGATGCCAGCAGATTATTTAACAGGCCTTTTACAAAGAAATAAATTAAAAGCATATGGTATCGAGCCGTCATGTGTTTTTTCAGGGGTTCAGTCTGAAATTGACAATATGGAAAAAAGAATAAGGTGA
- a CDS encoding SMEK domain-containing protein gives MDKLVTMLNERQKIIANISHILATIKLDIEHRLRIRDLSLNFFSENYFRDILNFVYGYELENENVYIENSPYIDLIDRKRKVAIQITSTPTVRKMDETFSAFKDDKFKGYDIRIFFLLEKSNPTKKTQDKFRDKYGIDLKACLFDSKDLFVDINNLELTKLVELYEKYFKSIKERYTDHIVLNLVCNKLISNVNTIQKNYDDDFGSVHVDKKLQLNNLNERVRNLINTGLDYVTILYSGDESMLTDLRTYVIDVLYKQTLIELLCSNISDISVRARLKEKEINELHQLAVNAKVDFNKVIFQLYHKIKSEIHESDFNARDVIGVIIAYFFEICDVGVKS, from the coding sequence ATGGATAAGTTAGTGACTATGTTAAATGAAAGGCAAAAGATAATTGCTAATATTAGCCATATATTAGCCACTATAAAACTGGATATTGAACACAGACTGAGAATAAGAGATCTTAGTTTAAATTTTTTTAGCGAAAACTATTTCAGAGATATTCTTAATTTTGTATATGGATATGAATTGGAAAATGAAAATGTTTATATTGAAAATAGTCCATATATTGATTTGATCGATAGAAAGAGAAAAGTGGCGATTCAAATTACGTCTACGCCTACAGTTAGGAAAATGGATGAAACCTTTTCTGCGTTTAAAGACGATAAGTTTAAAGGGTATGATATTAGAATATTCTTTCTGTTAGAGAAGTCTAATCCCACGAAAAAGACACAGGATAAATTTCGTGATAAATATGGGATTGATTTAAAAGCTTGTCTATTTGATAGTAAAGATTTGTTTGTTGATATTAATAATTTGGAACTCACTAAATTAGTTGAGCTTTATGAGAAATATTTTAAATCTATTAAAGAAAGATACACCGATCATATCGTATTAAATCTAGTATGTAATAAGTTAATTTCTAATGTAAATACCATACAGAAAAATTATGACGATGATTTTGGTAGTGTTCATGTGGATAAAAAATTGCAGTTAAATAATCTTAATGAACGAGTAAGGAATTTGATTAATACTGGATTAGATTATGTCACCATACTTTATTCTGGCGATGAATCCATGTTAACGGATTTAAGAACCTATGTGATAGATGTACTCTATAAACAGACGCTTATAGAGTTGTTGTGTTCTAACATATCGGATATTTCGGTGCGTGCAAGGCTAAAAGAAAAAGAAATAAATGAATTGCATCAGTTGGCAGTGAACGCTAAGGTGGATTTTAATAAGGTTATTTTTCAGTTATATCATAAAATAAAAAGTGAAATTCATGAATCTGATTTCAATGCTAGAGATGTCATTGGAGTCATTATTGCTTATTTCTTTGAGATTTGTGATGTAGGAGTAAAATCATGA
- a CDS encoding glycosyltransferase family 8 protein: MQESKRHVKSTNLGCNVMNIVFASDNNYVNYLSICLCSILENNKHHTINFYILSHEISEDSQRQLMRVVNAYPDKTIMFIPIPMEKFSNFPITIDYISLVTYARLALVDIFDWGRVDKLIYLDIDILVNGDLGPLWNIELADHALGACLDSFVEFEIQQDQHKEKLGLCSDHIYFNAGVLLINLKKWQEINVFNQAILILKEKKDLLRFQDQDLLNIIFKDSLYVINPRFNFMFALFKRLKQLNAKEIDALNTHEEVKNPIVIYHYCGKRKPWNIEVGKKDLYEIKASLYQRYAEKIGMLKFCNNTRTSILKKIKIWMKSIKIYFLLGIR; encoded by the coding sequence ATGCAAGAATCAAAAAGGCATGTTAAAAGTACAAATTTGGGATGTAATGTAATGAACATCGTATTCGCTTCTGATAATAATTACGTAAATTATTTATCGATTTGTTTGTGTAGCATACTAGAAAACAATAAACACCATACCATTAATTTTTATATATTGAGCCATGAGATTAGCGAAGATAGCCAACGTCAATTAATGCGTGTGGTCAATGCATATCCTGATAAGACGATTATGTTTATTCCTATTCCCATGGAAAAGTTCTCTAATTTTCCTATTACGATCGATTACATCTCTTTAGTAACCTATGCTCGTTTAGCCTTAGTTGATATATTTGATTGGGGGAGGGTAGACAAACTTATTTATTTGGATATCGATATTTTAGTCAACGGTGATTTAGGTCCATTGTGGAATATTGAGTTAGCCGATCATGCTTTGGGGGCTTGTTTGGATTCTTTTGTTGAATTTGAAATTCAACAAGATCAACATAAAGAAAAACTGGGGTTATGCTCGGATCATATTTATTTTAACGCAGGGGTATTATTAATTAATCTGAAAAAATGGCAAGAGATAAATGTTTTTAATCAAGCCATTCTGATATTAAAAGAAAAGAAAGACTTACTTAGATTCCAAGATCAAGACTTGTTAAACATAATTTTTAAAGATAGTCTTTATGTGATTAATCCTAGATTTAATTTTATGTTTGCATTGTTTAAGCGTTTAAAACAATTGAATGCTAAAGAAATAGATGCATTAAATACTCATGAAGAAGTAAAGAACCCTATTGTTATTTATCATTATTGTGGGAAAAGAAAACCATGGAATATTGAAGTAGGGAAAAAAGATTTATATGAAATAAAAGCTTCTTTGTATCAGCGTTATGCAGAAAAAATAGGGATGCTGAAATTTTGTAATAATACAAGAACCAGTATTTTGAAAAAAATAAAAATATGGATGAAATCTATTAAAATTTATTTTTTATTGGGGATTAGATAA
- a CDS encoding alpha-2,3-sialyltransferase yields MVVKQEKKIHRTSDNVVICGNGPSLKAIDYDRLPEDYDVFRCNQFYFEDSYFIGKKVKAAFFTPHVLWNQYLTVQKLIKNKEYDIEHIVVSLFNNPLVESKTLKEEISYLVDVIDGYNDFLSRYLDIDAMLRRYELFENKRITSGIYMVIAAMACGYKNIYIAGIDFYQDGLYAFDTAKTNILNLYPNIDKKEGKGQMHSLNFDMQIIQYLRDRYDINLYSICPDSYLAQHIPLNANKNHMGGVCANLI; encoded by the coding sequence ATGGTTGTTAAGCAAGAGAAAAAAATTCATAGAACCAGCGATAATGTCGTTATTTGTGGCAATGGCCCTAGTTTAAAGGCCATTGATTATGATCGATTGCCTGAAGATTATGACGTGTTCAGATGTAATCAATTTTATTTTGAAGATAGTTATTTTATAGGTAAAAAAGTTAAAGCAGCTTTTTTTACGCCACATGTTCTATGGAATCAGTATTTAACCGTACAAAAATTAATTAAAAATAAAGAATATGATATTGAGCATATTGTCGTTTCTTTATTTAATAATCCTCTAGTTGAATCAAAAACATTAAAGGAAGAAATTTCATATTTGGTGGATGTTATTGATGGTTACAATGATTTTTTGTCTCGCTATCTAGATATAGATGCCATGTTAAGACGTTATGAACTATTTGAAAACAAAAGAATTACATCTGGCATTTATATGGTTATTGCAGCGATGGCCTGTGGATATAAAAATATTTATATTGCAGGTATTGATTTTTATCAAGATGGTTTATATGCATTTGATACGGCGAAAACAAATATTTTAAATCTTTATCCAAACATCGATAAAAAAGAAGGAAAAGGGCAAATGCATTCTTTAAATTTTGATATGCAAATCATCCAATACTTGCGAGATCGTTACGATATTAATCTTTACAGTATTTGTCCTGATAGTTATTTGGCTCAACATATCCCTTTAAATGCTAATAAAAATCATATGGGGGGGGTATGTGCAAATTTAATATAG
- a CDS encoding glycosyltransferase family 25 protein: MNSLNIVIPTFFITQSARHTTSLPIFVINLKKSTHRRSEIQEQFQRINRLSETPITFEFFDAVYGKEQPHHPLFKKYNDAKRFFRKGNHMNLGQLGCFASHYLLWEKCVTLNMPMIVLEDDIYIQDNFTEIYSYLNSLDNTFEFMWLAQARYEKFYRHTTLVQQYNEKISIQRCHKNWENTMGYYLTPQAAQKLLNYAQ, encoded by the coding sequence ATGAACTCACTCAATATTGTTATCCCCACATTCTTTATAACTCAATCAGCCCGCCACACAACTTCTTTGCCCATTTTTGTGATTAATTTAAAAAAATCCACGCATCGCCGTTCTGAGATTCAGGAACAATTCCAACGCATTAACCGCCTTAGCGAGACACCCATTACCTTTGAATTCTTTGATGCGGTTTATGGCAAAGAACAGCCACACCATCCTCTCTTCAAAAAATACAACGATGCCAAACGTTTCTTTAGAAAAGGCAATCACATGAATTTAGGGCAGCTCGGTTGTTTTGCGAGCCATTATCTATTGTGGGAGAAATGCGTGACACTCAACATGCCCATGATTGTGTTAGAGGATGATATTTATATTCAAGATAACTTCACTGAGATCTATTCATACCTGAATTCTCTCGATAACACCTTTGAGTTTATGTGGCTAGCCCAAGCACGATATGAAAAATTCTATCGCCACACGACATTGGTTCAACAATACAATGAAAAAATCAGCATTCAACGTTGTCACAAAAATTGGGAAAACACGATGGGTTACTACCTCACCCCTCAAGCCGCCCAAAAACTCCTGAATTACGCACAATAA
- a CDS encoding ornithine cyclodeaminase: protein MKYTEALLSYLLQPQELATIVKKKGMKECLLGVAQYIYDDYLHWDEFDKSARVAKYIEDGVCELMPIADKEGYGFKYVNCHPYNPDKGMSTVLAFGALADMKTGMPYFIGEMTVMTAIRTAATSLLAARYLARKNSKVMAIIGNGCQSEFQALAFHYELGINTLHLYDTDVAASEKLKKNLAFTGMEIKIFSSVPEALEGADIVTTITAEYSRAHILKQEWIKPGMYINAVGGDSPGKTELEPEILRQADGGVYIEFEPQTRVEGELQNVEADFPVKALVDVFKTGKGRENDEQVIVFDSVGFALEDYSVLKYFFDVAKELDVLKEIRLVPNLENPKDLFSYIHEV from the coding sequence ATGAAATATACGGAAGCATTGTTGTCTTATTTGTTGCAACCACAAGAGTTGGCAACTATCGTCAAGAAAAAGGGTATGAAAGAGTGTTTGTTGGGTGTCGCTCAATACATTTATGACGATTATTTGCATTGGGATGAGTTTGATAAATCTGCGAGAGTGGCAAAATACATTGAGGATGGAGTTTGTGAATTAATGCCGATTGCAGACAAAGAGGGGTATGGATTTAAGTATGTAAATTGTCACCCCTATAACCCAGACAAAGGTATGTCAACGGTGTTGGCGTTTGGTGCATTAGCTGATATGAAAACGGGAATGCCTTATTTTATCGGCGAGATGACGGTTATGACGGCTATTCGTACCGCGGCGACTTCTTTATTAGCGGCCCGTTATTTGGCTCGTAAAAATTCAAAAGTGATGGCGATTATTGGTAATGGCTGTCAGTCTGAATTCCAAGCATTGGCGTTTCATTATGAATTAGGTATTAACACCTTGCATTTGTATGATACGGATGTGGCGGCTAGTGAAAAGTTGAAAAAGAATTTGGCTTTTACGGGCATGGAGATTAAGATTTTTTCTAGTGTTCCAGAGGCATTAGAGGGTGCGGATATTGTTACCACGATTACGGCTGAGTATTCTAGAGCCCATATTTTGAAACAGGAGTGGATTAAGCCAGGTATGTATATCAATGCAGTGGGTGGTGATTCGCCAGGTAAAACTGAGCTAGAACCAGAGATTTTGAGACAAGCTGATGGTGGCGTGTATATTGAGTTTGAACCTCAAACACGCGTGGAGGGCGAGTTGCAGAATGTGGAAGCGGATTTTCCAGTAAAAGCGTTGGTGGATGTGTTTAAAACAGGCAAAGGTCGTGAAAACGATGAGCAGGTCATTGTTTTTGACTCAGTAGGTTTTGCTTTGGAAGATTATTCTGTATTGAAGTATTTCTTCGATGTTGCCAAAGAATTGGATGTCTTGAAAGAAATTCGTTTAGTGCCGAACTTGGAAAATCCTAAAGATCTATTCTCATACATACATGAGGTCTAA
- a CDS encoding glycosyltransferase family 2 protein, translating to MFILCVPPPPFISVIMPAYNVEKYIEKSIRAVLAQTYRHFELIVIDDGSKDNTGKIIQKLALEDSRIKFIENKNNKGIVCTLNMVVSQVKGDYIARMDADDMAYPFWLDTIVSWMEEKLDVLICGSAMKVHAVNSILEVPETNLDITRKFFINCPMLHPTVLIRPKVFKEFGLKYDDYKHAEDYKLWFEISKKGKLANLSMPLVEYRVHDTQVSRTYSNEQRNTANRIRKEVWAYYLPILYPSLKIELNLTFDDARKLYDYFRPIYSQMEVKEKEFIQEIIYMYYMSLIQYRWVDLLKFIKMSPKEILSRRQVKKIIKKFIRSQKYKPFL from the coding sequence TTGTTTATATTATGCGTACCCCCCCCCCCATTCATATCGGTCATTATGCCGGCGTACAACGTTGAAAAATATATTGAAAAATCTATCAGAGCCGTGCTTGCGCAAACTTATCGGCATTTTGAATTAATTGTTATTGATGATGGTTCAAAAGACAATACTGGTAAAATTATCCAAAAATTGGCACTAGAAGACTCTCGTATTAAATTCATTGAAAATAAAAATAATAAAGGAATTGTGTGTACATTAAATATGGTAGTATCACAAGTAAAAGGTGATTATATTGCTCGAATGGATGCTGATGATATGGCTTATCCATTCTGGTTAGATACTATTGTATCTTGGATGGAGGAAAAACTGGACGTATTGATATGTGGTAGTGCAATGAAAGTTCATGCTGTAAATTCAATTTTGGAGGTACCTGAAACAAATTTAGATATTACTAGAAAATTTTTTATTAATTGCCCAATGTTGCATCCAACTGTCTTAATTCGACCTAAGGTGTTTAAAGAATTTGGTTTGAAATATGATGATTATAAACATGCTGAAGATTATAAATTATGGTTTGAAATTTCAAAGAAAGGAAAATTAGCTAATCTTAGTATGCCATTAGTAGAATATAGGGTGCATGATACCCAAGTATCACGGACTTATTCTAATGAACAAAGAAACACAGCTAATAGAATTCGTAAAGAAGTCTGGGCTTATTATTTGCCAATTCTTTATCCATCATTGAAAATAGAACTTAATTTAACTTTTGATGATGCTAGAAAACTATATGATTATTTTCGTCCAATATATTCACAGATGGAGGTTAAAGAAAAAGAATTTATACAAGAAATTATTTATATGTACTACATGTCGTTAATTCAGTATCGGTGGGTAGATTTGTTAAAATTCATTAAAATGTCACCTAAAGAAATACTTTCTAGACGTCAAGTCAAGAAAATCATTAAGAAATTTATTCGTTCACAGAAATATAAGCCTTTTTTGTAA